One Spinacia oleracea cultivar Varoflay chromosome 4, BTI_SOV_V1, whole genome shotgun sequence DNA segment encodes these proteins:
- the LOC110801881 gene encoding F-box protein CPR1-like, whose product MGFGHVSSIDDYRIGLLICEEDLCYVYIFSLKVMEWKTMASVNLVDFKFRIARPIEAVLVDDTLYWPPRVPALVDEGNHIVGLNLVDGKLKKFPLMNLLIGYGDEVRVFQMKGCLSLCCSKDGDYSSKVFDVWMLKQHSDWSSWEKKFSFHVRAGFLVRSFETGKFLVRLDSDHLMIYDPSQVAPEHYEEGTDIWQGSKEQIYSKGYLKEAWGYAESLISPFGTTVSDDNEEDD is encoded by the coding sequence ATGGGGTTTGGTCATGTATCTTCCATTGACGATTATAGGATCGGATTATTGATATGCGAAGAAGACTTGTGCTATGTGTATATTTTTTCCTTGAAGGTTATGGAATGGAAAACAATGGCTAGTGTAAATCTTGTGGATTTTAAGTTCAGAATTGCTCGGCCAATTGAGGCAGTGTTGGTTGATGATACTCTATACTGGCCTCCCCGAGTTCCTGCGCTTGTGGATGAGGGAAACCACATAGTTGGATTGAATTTAGTTGATGGGAAATTGAAAAAATTTCCATTGATGAATTTGCTTATTGGTTATGGTGATGAGGTTCGAGTGTTTCAGATGAAAGGGTGCTTGTCATTGTGTTGTTCCAAGGATGGTGATTATTCTAGTAAAGTTTTTGATGTTTGGATGTTGAAGCAACATAGTGACTGGAGTTCTTGGGAAAAAAAATTCTCTTTCCATGTTAGAGCGGGATTTTTGGTTAGGTCATTTGAGACAGGTAAGTTTTTGGTAAGACTAGACTCAGATCATCTTATGATATATGATCCTAGTCAAGTAGCTCCAGAACACTATGAAGAAGGTACTGATATTTGGCAAGGATCTAAGGAACAAATTTACTCAAAGGGATATTTGAAAGAGGCTTGGGGTTATGCTGAGAGTCTTATTTCGCCTTTTGGAACAACTGTGTCTGATGACAATGAAGAAGATGACTGA
- the LOC110801879 gene encoding F-box/kelch-repeat protein At3g23880-like, producing MQNVEEKSQSQVPTLPDHLIVEDILPRLPVKSLIRFKSVCKYWLSTTTTKDFTKRHLKFSSPQILLHSREQNRFATLSLDESCDNVKELVNLEYSNNGGKSFCVLGSCNGLVCLFIFNGNNLLGHFRLWNPASHCYHDIAGPNGCFLMVIGAGFGYISSIDDYRLAYILINDEDDLINVYLFSSTTGKWEKTDSSSSIPECIRINFPSVPTLINDTLYWPLDLNEENATNYIVGVNLLTGKLSKILLMDPHYPRIPSYYLWCYRTKIFSMKGKLLYCTRPNYRESEVWIQKSDESGWKKLFCFKPSCISLLYLTESGKFLVISSAKQLMLLTKTQMFVRQFDQGISVSGYFDEFSKALEYKESLVSPVLTAAGIGTEL from the coding sequence ATGCAGAACGTGGAAGAGAAATCACAATCCCAAGTTCCAACTCTTCCAGACCATCTCATAGTGGAAGATATCCTCCCAAGATTACCAGTAAAATCTCTAATCCGCTTCAAATCTGTCTGCAAATATTGGCTATCTACAACTACCACTAAAGATTTTACTAAAAGACACCTCAAATTCTCATCCCCTCAAATTCTTCTTCATTCAAGGGAACAAAATCGTTTCGCTACATTATCGTTAGATGAATCATGTGATAATGTGAAAGAGTTGGTAAACTTGGAGTATTCCAACAATGGTGGTAAATCTTTTTGTGTATTGGGTTCTTGTAATGGCTTAGTTTGCCTTTTTATCTTCAACGGTAATAATCTTCTTGGTCACTTCCGTCTTTGGAACCCGGCTAGCCATTGTTACCATGATATTGCAGGTCCTAATGGTTGTTTTCTGATGGTCATTGGTGCTGGGTTTGGGTACATATCTTCCATTGATGATTATAGGTTAGCTTATATATTGATTAATGATGAGGATGATTTGATTAACGTCTATTTATTTTCTTCAACAACTGGAAAATGGGAAAAAACAGATAGTTCATCATCTATTCCAGAATGTATTAGAATTAATTTTCCAAGTGTGCCTACATTGATCAATGATACTCTGTACTGGCCTCTGGACCTGAATGAGGAAAACGCCACAAACTACATAGTTGGGGTTAATTTATTAACTGGGAAGTTAAGTAAAATTTTATTGATGGATCCGCATTATCCAAGGATACCCTCTTATTATTTATGGTGTTACAGGACCAAAATATTTAGTATGAAAGGGAAGTTATTGTACTGTACTAGGCCAAATTATCGCGAATCTGAAGTTTGGATACAAAAGTCAGATGAATCTGGTTGGAAGAAATTATTCTGTTTCAAACCCAGTTGCATAAGTTTGCTTTATTTAACAGAGTCAGGAAAGTTTTTGGTGATATCCTCGGCAAAACAGCTTATGCTACTTACCAAAACTCAGATGTTTGTAAGGCAATTCGATCAAGGAATTTCTGTTTCTGGTTATTTTGATGAATTTTCAAAAGCATTGGAATATAAGGAGAGCTTGGTTTCACCTGTTTTGACAGCTGCCGGTATTGGAACAGAACTTTAG